Proteins from one Streptococcus mitis B6 genomic window:
- the comC gene encoding competence-stimulating peptide ComC — protein sequence MKNTVKLEQFVALKEKELQKIKGGEMRKPDGALFNLFRRR from the coding sequence ATGAAAAACACAGTTAAATTGGAACAGTTTGTAGCCTTGAAGGAAAAAGAATTGCAAAAGATTAAAGGTGGGGAGATGAGGAAACCAGATGGTGCTTTATTTAATTTATTTAGAAGAAGATAA
- a CDS encoding S1C family serine protease, with protein sequence MKHLKTFYKKWFQLLVVIVISFFSGALGSLSITQLTQKSCVNNSNNNSTITQTAYKNENSTTQAVNKVKDAVVSVITYSANRQNSVFGNDDTDTDSQQISSEGSGVIYKKNDKEAYIVTNNHVINGASKVDIRLSDGTKVPGEIVGADTFSDIAVVKISSEKVTTVAEFGDSSKLTVGETAIAIGSPLGSEYANTVTQGIVSSLNRNVSLKSEDGQAISTKAIQTDTAINPGNSGGPLINIQGQVIGITSSKIATNGGTSVEGLGFAIPANDAINIIEQLEKNGKVTRPALGIQMVNLSNINTSDIRRLNIPSNVTSGVVVRSVQSNMPANGHLEKYDVITKVDDKEIASSTDLQSALYNHSIGDTIKITYYRNGKEETTSIKLDKSSGDLES encoded by the coding sequence ATGAAACATCTAAAAACATTTTACAAAAAATGGTTTCAATTATTAGTCGTTATCGTCATTAGCTTTTTTAGTGGAGCCTTGGGGAGTCTTTCAATAACTCAACTAACTCAAAAAAGTTGTGTAAACAACTCTAACAACAATAGTACTATTACACAAACTGCCTATAAGAACGAAAATTCAACAACACAGGCTGTTAACAAAGTAAAAGATGCTGTTGTTTCTGTTATTACTTATTCAGCTAACAGACAAAATAGCGTATTTGGCAATGATGATACTGATACAGATTCTCAGCAAATCTCTAGTGAAGGATCTGGGGTTATTTATAAAAAGAATGATAAAGAAGCTTACATCGTAACCAATAATCACGTTATAAATGGCGCCAGCAAAGTAGATATTCGTTTGTCAGATGGAACTAAAGTACCTGGAGAAATCGTCGGAGCTGATACTTTCTCTGATATTGCTGTCGTCAAAATCTCTTCAGAAAAAGTGACAACAGTAGCTGAATTTGGTGATTCTAGTAAGTTAACCGTAGGAGAAACTGCCATTGCTATTGGTAGCCCGTTAGGTTCTGAATATGCAAATACTGTCACTCAAGGTATAGTATCTAGTCTTAATCGAAATGTATCTTTAAAATCTGAAGATGGACAAGCCATTTCTACAAAAGCCATCCAAACTGATACTGCTATTAACCCAGGTAACTCTGGTGGCCCACTGATCAATATTCAAGGACAAGTTATCGGAATTACCTCAAGTAAAATTGCCACAAATGGAGGAACATCTGTAGAAGGTCTTGGTTTTGCAATCCCTGCAAATGATGCTATCAATATTATTGAACAGTTGGAAAAGAACGGAAAAGTGACTCGTCCAGCTTTGGGAATTCAAATGGTCAATCTCTCAAATATTAATACAAGTGATATTAGAAGACTGAATATTCCAAGCAATGTAACATCTGGTGTAGTTGTTCGTTCTGTGCAGAGCAATATGCCTGCTAATGGTCATCTTGAAAAATACGATGTTATTACAAAAGTAGATGACAAAGAGATTGCTTCATCAACAGACTTACAAAGTGCTCTTTACAATCATTCTATCGGAGACACCATTAAGATAACTTACTATCGTAACGGTAAAGAAGAAACTACATCTATTAAACTTGACAAGAGTTCAGGTGATTTAGAATCTTAA
- the rlmH gene encoding 23S rRNA (pseudouridine(1915)-N(3))-methyltransferase RlmH, giving the protein MKIKVVTVGKLKEKYLKDGIAEYSKRISRFAKLEMIELADEKTPDRASESENQKILEIEGQRTLSKVGDRDFVIVLAIEGKTLASEEFSKQLEEASIKGFSTLTFIIGGSLGLAQDVKKRANLSVSFGRLTLPHQLMRLVLVEQIYRAFTIQQGSPYHK; this is encoded by the coding sequence ATGAAAATTAAAGTTGTAACAGTTGGGAAACTGAAAGAAAAGTATTTAAAAGATGGTATCGCGGAGTATTCAAAACGAATTTCTCGATTTGCTAAGCTTGAAATGATTGAGCTAGCAGATGAAAAAACACCAGATAGGGCTAGTGAGTCAGAAAATCAAAAGATTTTAGAAATAGAAGGTCAGAGAACTTTATCAAAAGTTGGTGATCGTGATTTTGTTATTGTGTTAGCCATTGAGGGGAAAACACTTGCTTCAGAAGAATTTAGTAAGCAGTTAGAAGAAGCTTCTATAAAAGGATTTTCTACTCTTACATTTATTATTGGAGGGAGTCTGGGATTAGCACAGGATGTAAAAAAGAGAGCCAATCTCTCTGTTAGTTTTGGCCGTTTAACCTTGCCCCATCAGTTAATGAGACTAGTCCTTGTTGAACAAATCTATCGAGCTTTTACAATACAGCAGGGCTCACCCTATCATAAATAG